GAGCCGTAGCGAATCGACAGCCCTTCGACCTCGACCTTGGGCCGGTCCGGCGCCGCCTCGGAAGCCACCGCTACCACTTCTTCTTCCCCCGCAGGTAGGTGCGGAAGGCGATCGACAGAGCGTTCATGGCGAGCACCATGCCGATCAAAACCAGGGCGACGCCGAAGGGCAGCCGCTCCGGCACCCCGGGCACCTGGGTCGAGATGACGAACAAGTGGAGCGACATCGCCATGGTCTGGTCGAAGACGCTCTGCGGCAAGAAGGGCAAGAAGAAGGCCGCGCCGGTGAACATGATTGGCGCGGTCTCACCGGTGGTGCGCGAGACCTCCAGGATGACGCCGGTCAGGATGCCGCTGATCGAGTTCGGCAGCACCACGTGGCGGATCGTCTGCCAGCGCGTCGCGCCCATATTCCAGCAGGCCTCGCGAAAGGCCTGCGGCACCGCCTGCATCGACTCCCGGGCCGACACGATCACCACTGGCAGAGTCATCACCGCCAACGTCAGGCTGGCCGCCAAGATGCTGGTTCCGAAGCGGAAGAAGAGCACGAAGGCACCGACGCCGAAGAGGGCGTGAACGATCGACGGCACGCCGGCGAGGTTGATGATCGCCAGGTTGATGGAGCGGGTCAGCCAGTTGTCCGGGGCGTACTCGCTGAGGTAGAGGGCGGCCGCCACGCCGATCGGCACCGAGGCCAGCAGCGCCACCGCCACCAGCCAGACGGTCCCCACCAGGGCCGGGAAGATTCCGCCGGCGGTCATGCCATCCTTGGGCTCCGTGAAAAGGAAGTCGATCGACAGCACCGGACCGCCTTCCCACAGCAAGACCCCGAGGATGATGATCACCGGCAGGATCAGCACCACCGTCATCCACAGGAAGAGGAGCTTGTAGAGGCGCTCGATCTTCTGATTTCTTTGGTCGAGATGGGTTGCCGCGAACATGGCGCGCTACCTCTTGCGGATACCGCGGACCACGAGGTCGGCGGTCAGGTTGATGACGAAGGTGACGATGAAGAGCAGGATGCCGAGGGTAAAGAGAGCGCCGTAGTGATCCGATCCGACGGCCGTTTCGCCGAGCTCGGCGGCGATGGTGGCGGTCAGCGCGCGCACCGAGTCGAAGACGCTGGTCGGCAAATTCACCGAATGGCCGCTCGCCATCAACACCGCCATGGTCTCGCCGAAGCCTCGCCCCACGCCGAGCAGCACCGCCGCCACCAGGCCGTTCTTGGCCGCCGGCAGCACCACCCGGGAAATCACCTGCCAGCGCGTCGCGCCGAGCGCTTCGGCGGCCTCGCGATAGCTCTCCGGCACCGCTTTGAGGGCGTCCTCGGCGATGGTGGTCATGATCGGCGCCGCCATCAGGCCCAGGATCACGCCGGAGTTGAGGATGTTGAGGCCCACCGGCACATTGAACAGATCGATGATCAGGGGGTTCATGATGCTCAGACCGATGAAGCCCCAGACCACCGACGGAATCGCCGCCAGCATCTCCACCAGAACCTTGAGAATCTCGCGCCGCCGGCCGGTGGCGAACTCACCGATATAGATCGCCGCCCCGAGGGAGAACGGCACCGCCACCAGCATCGCCAGACCGGTGACGCTGGCGGTGCCAGCGATCAGTGCCAAGGCGCCGTAGGTCGGGTTGTGATCCGAGGTCGGGCGCCAGCGCGGCGAGGTCAGCAGCTCGCCGACATCGAGGGTCGAGAGAATGAACGGCAGCCCCTCCTTGGCGATGAAGGCGAAGATGCCGAGAATGAAGAGAACCGCCGAGATGCCGCCGAGGAAGACCAGCACCTGGACTCCCTTGTCGACATACCAGGCCGCCGTGCGACGATCTTCCGCCCGTTCCACGGTCAGAGGTTCTCCGCCCCGCGCAGGCGCTCCATCAGCTCGCGCAATCGATGGGCCAGATCGCGATAGCAGTTCTCGAGGCGCGGCGCCGCGCGTTCCGGATCGAGGTCGCCGAGATCGAGGGCGACGTCCCAGGACAGCAGCACGGTGCGGAAGGGCACCTGCAGATGCCCTCGGCCGTCACCGGAGAGATCGACGATCACGTGGTAGGCCTCCAGCTCGTCGCCCTGCGGCTCGAGGGCTTTGGGCTCGAGAGCGGCGAGGTCGAAGCCGCGACGGGAAAGAAAGGCGGCGACGCGCGAATCGGCGGCCGTCGCCGGCGCCCAGCCGGCAGAGGCGAACTCCCCGGAATCGGCGAAGGAGTCGCGGGCCAGGGCCTCGGCGATCAGGCTGGCGCCATCGTTGGCGGCCTCGACGAAGAGCACCCGAAAGTGCTTCGGGGCCTTGGTTTCGCCGGTGACGATGAAGATCGTCTCCTCGCAGAGGTTCTTGGCCTGGTCACTGACCCGCTCGAGGCCCTTGAGGGCGGCCTGCAGGGCCAGCAGGTCCTGCAGCTCCTGTTGCCCCTTTTCGCCGGCCTGCAGCAGGTCGGAAAGCACTTTGCGGTAGAGGGCATCGGACTGCCGCGCCATCGGCAGGGTGCCGCGGGCGAGGTCGCTGTTGCCCTCGCGGAAGGCGGCGATGGCCTGGCGCAGCATCGCCCGGCTCTGCTGTGCCAGCAGCTCGACGTCGTCGGCGAGGAGCTCCGGCAGCGGCGCCGAGATGCGCACCGCTTCGCGCGAGATGGTCACGGCGTAGTCGCCGATCCGCTCGAGCTCGAGGTTCAGGCGCAGCACCGAGGAAACGAAGCGCAGGTGACCGGCGCTGGGCAGGTGCAGGGCGACGAAGGAGTGGCAGCGCCGATCGATCTCGCGGCTGGCGCGGTTGATCGCGTGATCCCCGAGAATGGTCTCCCCGGCGAGCTCGAAATCGCGCCGCACCAGGGCCTGGACGGCATCGCCGAGGGCCGCCTCGACGGCCTCCCCCATCGCTCCGACGCGTGCCCGAATGTCCTCCAGGTCGGCCTCGAGGCGTTGTTCCAAATGACTCATGTCAACCTTCTTCCTTTGACTTCCCGACGGCAGCGCCGGAGGACCAGCGGAGAGGTGGTCTCGGAGCCCGGTCGGTGAGCAGCGAACAGCGCCGGGGCGAGCCCCGGCAGAGATCTAGACGCAGTCGACCTCGACCGCCGGGGCGTAGCCCTTCTCGGCGATGATGCACTGACCGGTCGGGCTCAGAATCCAGTCCAGATAAGCCTTGACGGCGCCCTCCGGCTCGCCGGAGGTATACATGAAGAGCGGTCGCGCGATCGGGTAGGAGCGATCGACGGCGGTCTCGACGGATGGTGAGACGCACCCGGATCCGGCCTCCTCACCTTCTTCTCCCTCCGCCGACTCGCCGGTGACGATGCACGCCATCTTGACGCCATGGGTGGCGTAGGCCAGGCCGGAGTAGCCGATCGCGCAGGGGGTCTTCTCGACCAGGTCGACGACGTCCTTCGAGCCGTGCATGTCGCGGGTGCCGAGACGGTAATCGCGCTCCTTACCGAGTACCGTGTCTTTGAAGTAGACGTAGGTGCCAGAGTTGTTCTGGCGGCTGACGATGACGATCTCGTCGCTGTCGCAACCCGGCACCTCGACGCCGAGCTGGCTCCAGGACTCGACCGTCGCCCCCTCGCCGTAGATGTCGGCGAGCTGCTCGAGGCTCATCGTGTCGATCGGATTGTCGGCGTGCAGATAGACCGCCAGCGCGTCATAACCGACGATGTGCTGCTTCGGTTCGACGCCGTTGGCGCGCGCCGACTCGAGCTCCCGATCCTTCATCGCGCGGCTCGAGCTGGCGATGTCGACGGTGCCATTGATCATCGCCGAGATACCGGTTCCGGAGCCACCGCCGGTAACCGCCACGGCGACGTTCGGAGCCACCTCTTTGTAGTTCTCGGCCCACGCCTGGGCGACGTTGACCAGGGTGTCCGAGCCCTTGTTCTGAATGATCGTGCGGCCCGCCCGGCTGCCGTCCTCGGCAGGCCGTCCACAAGCGGCGAGCAACAGAATTGCGCATACAGCGGCCAGGTGTCTCATAGAGACCTCCAGGTTCATGATTCCAGATTAGAGAAAGGCTCAGAAGGCCAAAAATCAAACCAAATCGAAGAGTCGCCCCAACAGCATCTGAAGCGGAAACCGCTGAAGACTACCACCCACGGCGGCGTGCTCGTCATAGACCTGCACGGCGTCCGCCTCGATGCCTTCTCCCCAGATCAGAACCGGCAGCGGATCGGCGGCGTGCTGACCGCTTTCGGAGAGGGTGGCGTGGTCCGAAGCGACCGCCACCCGGAGCGGCCCGGAGGTGCTCTCGAGCAGCTCACCGAGGGCTCCGTCGACGCGCTCGAGGAACTCCACCTTGAGATCCGGCCGGCGATCGTGGGCCGCGATGTCGGCCCCCTTGACGTGCACGACCACCAGGTCGCCGCGGCGCAGATGATCGGCCGCGAAATTCAGCTTGGTCGCCAGGTCGGTGTCGAGATTAGCGGTCATCGCCGGCGTCGAAACGATCTCGGCGCCGAGCCAACGCGCCAGGCCGAGCACCGTGCGATCGCCGGAGATGCAGGCCAGGCGTAGTGGATCTCCGCCGGACTCGAGAGGGATCAAGCGGTGGGGCCGGCCGGCACCGCGGGTCAGTACGGCATTGGCCATCGGCTGACCGGCCCCGTGGCGGCGGCGGTTCACCGGATGGTCGGCCAGCAGGCGACGCGCCTCTTCCTCGAAAAGCGCCAGAATCCGCGCTGTGTAGACCGCCCGCGGATCGTCCGGATCGGTCGATTGCGGCGTCAACGGACGCTGCCCGAGGGCCCCATCGCCGGGATCGCTGCCGCCGATGGCCGACGACAGTCCCTCGCCCCGGAGGACCACCGCCAGGCGATGCTCCGTCGCGGCCTTGACCCGCACCTCGGCCTCGTCCGCCAGGCTGCCCGGCAGGGGCAAGCGGTCGAGCACGGCGGCGAGCTCTTCCGTATCGAGGCGAATGCGTCCGGCGCGGCGGTCGATCACTCGCCCGTCGGCGTCGAGGGTGGCGAAGTTGCCGCGCAGGGCGACATCGCCGGCGGAGAGCTCGACGCCGGCCCCGAGGGCTTCCACGGGACCACGCTTGAGGGCCAGCGGAGACTGTCCGAAAAGGGCCAGGCTGCCGGCCGCCGTGTCCGGGACCACTCCCGGAGAGATGGGGTCGGCGAGGCCGCAGCGACCTTCCCGGGCGAGGCGATCGAGGGTTGGCGTCTCGGCCGCCTGCAGCGGTGTCCGCCCGCCGAGGGAGCGCACCGGCCGATCCGCCATGCCGTCGATGATCAGCAGCAGGGTCGGCCCCTTGACGCTCTCCGGCTCGACCTCTTCCTGGGCCAAGGCGGGCAGCCGGCGTTCGAGCAGACCGGTGATCAGGCGCAGGCTCTCGGCCACCGGCAGCTCACCTCGGGAGGTGTCGAGGAGTGGCACGTCGTGCAGCTCCGCCTGCTGCAAGACGTGGTCGTGAATCGCCCGGATGGCGCCGAAGCTCTCGACGTAGCGTTCCGCCCGGCGCCCGCCGAGACGAGCGCGAGAGAGAAAGCGCGGTCGATGGGCCTCGGCATCGAGGGTGCCGAGGATCAAGGGAACTTGATACACCGCGCCCTCGAGGTCGCCGAAAGGAATCAGTGGCGGATAGAGATGAACCCCTTCCACCAGGACGCTGAGGTTTTCAGCGATGGCGCGTTCCACCACCGCCCGCACGCCGACGGCGACGCGCGTCGCCTGCTCCTCGAAGGAGGCCAGCAGGCGCTCTCCCCCTTCGAGACCGTCCGTCGCCGCGACGCCGTCGGCGGTCTCGAAGCTGGATGTATGGAGCGCCGGCAGGATGGCCGAAGAGAAGACCATCCGCATCACCTGGCGAATGGTGTCGGTGGCGGTGACGCGGTAGATGCGCAGCAGCGGCGCGAGCTCGAGGGCGAGGGTCGACTTGCCCGTCCCGCTGGCCCCCCCGAGGTAGATCACCAGCGGTCGCGGCAAGCGCGAGATCCGCCGCACCAGGCGGTAGCGACGGGCCGCGTCGGGCCCTTCGAAGCGCTCGAGGAGGGCGCCCATGCGGCGGGCGATCTCGGCGCTCGGCAACACCTCGACGCCCTCCGCCCGCAGCTCACCGCGCAGCT
This DNA window, taken from Acidobacteriota bacterium, encodes the following:
- the phoU gene encoding phosphate signaling complex protein PhoU, with protein sequence MSHLEQRLEADLEDIRARVGAMGEAVEAALGDAVQALVRRDFELAGETILGDHAINRASREIDRRCHSFVALHLPSAGHLRFVSSVLRLNLELERIGDYAVTISREAVRISAPLPELLADDVELLAQQSRAMLRQAIAAFREGNSDLARGTLPMARQSDALYRKVLSDLLQAGEKGQQELQDLLALQAALKGLERVSDQAKNLCEETIFIVTGETKAPKHFRVLFVEAANDGASLIAEALARDSFADSGEFASAGWAPATAADSRVAAFLSRRGFDLAALEPKALEPQGDELEAYHVIVDLSGDGRGHLQVPFRTVLLSWDVALDLGDLDPERAAPRLENCYRDLAHRLRELMERLRGAENL
- the pstC gene encoding phosphate ABC transporter permease subunit PstC, with the protein product MERAEDRRTAAWYVDKGVQVLVFLGGISAVLFILGIFAFIAKEGLPFILSTLDVGELLTSPRWRPTSDHNPTYGALALIAGTASVTGLAMLVAVPFSLGAAIYIGEFATGRRREILKVLVEMLAAIPSVVWGFIGLSIMNPLIIDLFNVPVGLNILNSGVILGLMAAPIMTTIAEDALKAVPESYREAAEALGATRWQVISRVVLPAAKNGLVAAVLLGVGRGFGETMAVLMASGHSVNLPTSVFDSVRALTATIAAELGETAVGSDHYGALFTLGILLFIVTFVINLTADLVVRGIRKR
- the pstA gene encoding phosphate ABC transporter permease PstA; the protein is MFAATHLDQRNQKIERLYKLLFLWMTVVLILPVIIILGVLLWEGGPVLSIDFLFTEPKDGMTAGGIFPALVGTVWLVAVALLASVPIGVAAALYLSEYAPDNWLTRSINLAIINLAGVPSIVHALFGVGAFVLFFRFGTSILAASLTLAVMTLPVVIVSARESMQAVPQAFREACWNMGATRWQTIRHVVLPNSISGILTGVILEVSRTTGETAPIMFTGAAFFLPFLPQSVFDQTMAMSLHLFVISTQVPGVPERLPFGVALVLIGMVLAMNALSIAFRTYLRGKKKW
- a CDS encoding phosphate ABC transporter substrate-binding protein; the encoded protein is MRHLAAVCAILLLAACGRPAEDGSRAGRTIIQNKGSDTLVNVAQAWAENYKEVAPNVAVAVTGGGSGTGISAMINGTVDIASSSRAMKDRELESARANGVEPKQHIVGYDALAVYLHADNPIDTMSLEQLADIYGEGATVESWSQLGVEVPGCDSDEIVIVSRQNNSGTYVYFKDTVLGKERDYRLGTRDMHGSKDVVDLVEKTPCAIGYSGLAYATHGVKMACIVTGESAEGEEGEEAGSGCVSPSVETAVDRSYPIARPLFMYTSGEPEGAVKAYLDWILSPTGQCIIAEKGYAPAVEVDCV
- the apgM gene encoding 2,3-bisphosphoglycerate-independent phosphoglycerate mutase; amino-acid sequence: MSRQSSSGERGRRRALTVVTSRGNRQRFLRGMVTHDLMQRGLDFDSAYASARAIRDHFGDRDEVTTAEIRDLVDLHLEGLAGEAVLPARPAPDLFVVYHGEKQPFSRGLLARSVLAAGVDLDRAYRLVVELRGELRAEGVEVLPSAEIARRMGALLERFEGPDAARRYRLVRRISRLPRPLVIYLGGASGTGKSTLALELAPLLRIYRVTATDTIRQVMRMVFSSAILPALHTSSFETADGVAATDGLEGGERLLASFEEQATRVAVGVRAVVERAIAENLSVLVEGVHLYPPLIPFGDLEGAVYQVPLILGTLDAEAHRPRFLSRARLGGRRAERYVESFGAIRAIHDHVLQQAELHDVPLLDTSRGELPVAESLRLITGLLERRLPALAQEEVEPESVKGPTLLLIIDGMADRPVRSLGGRTPLQAAETPTLDRLAREGRCGLADPISPGVVPDTAAGSLALFGQSPLALKRGPVEALGAGVELSAGDVALRGNFATLDADGRVIDRRAGRIRLDTEELAAVLDRLPLPGSLADEAEVRVKAATEHRLAVVLRGEGLSSAIGGSDPGDGALGQRPLTPQSTDPDDPRAVYTARILALFEEEARRLLADHPVNRRRHGAGQPMANAVLTRGAGRPHRLIPLESGGDPLRLACISGDRTVLGLARWLGAEIVSTPAMTANLDTDLATKLNFAADHLRRGDLVVVHVKGADIAAHDRRPDLKVEFLERVDGALGELLESTSGPLRVAVASDHATLSESGQHAADPLPVLIWGEGIEADAVQVYDEHAAVGGSLQRFPLQMLLGRLFDLV